The following coding sequences lie in one Alicyclobacillus curvatus genomic window:
- a CDS encoding ABC transporter ATP-binding protein: protein MIQLENVTKHYRGGRGVSGLSFNIQEGEVFGYLGPNGAGKSTTIRMLMGFLRADSGTAKIQGLDCWKDASRIHEHVGYLPGEIGFLDDINGIQFLNLIAGMRKLTRLTHRDELIRRLDFDVHTPIRKMSKGMKQKVGIVAAFMHEPDVLILDEPTSGLDPLMQQLFLDLVSESKSRGATVLMSSHAFAEVERVCDRVGIIRDGHLVAIEDVKKLRETQRKVFTVHLADIAQAAHLESAGYPVTKVSPSEVDVEVQGDYNSFLQALTGCDVQNLTMRELNLEEVFMHYYSTHEDAQRKSDEHAVAGT from the coding sequence GTGATACAACTGGAGAATGTCACGAAACACTACCGCGGCGGACGCGGTGTCTCCGGCCTCTCGTTCAACATTCAAGAAGGGGAAGTGTTCGGATATTTGGGCCCGAACGGCGCAGGAAAGTCGACAACCATCCGCATGCTGATGGGATTCTTAAGGGCGGACTCAGGCACCGCCAAGATTCAGGGGCTCGATTGCTGGAAGGATGCATCAAGAATTCATGAGCACGTTGGCTACCTGCCCGGCGAAATTGGATTCTTGGACGATATCAATGGCATTCAATTTCTAAATCTGATTGCGGGCATGCGCAAACTCACCCGTCTCACGCACCGGGACGAACTGATTCGACGCCTCGATTTTGACGTGCACACGCCGATTCGCAAGATGTCGAAGGGTATGAAGCAGAAGGTCGGCATCGTTGCTGCCTTTATGCATGAGCCTGACGTACTCATTCTCGACGAACCGACGTCTGGGCTCGATCCGCTGATGCAACAGCTGTTTCTCGACCTGGTCTCGGAATCAAAATCACGGGGGGCCACTGTGCTCATGTCGTCACACGCTTTCGCAGAAGTAGAACGGGTGTGCGATAGGGTCGGCATCATTCGTGACGGCCACCTTGTAGCCATCGAAGATGTGAAGAAGTTGCGCGAGACGCAGCGAAAAGTGTTCACTGTGCACCTTGCCGACATCGCACAAGCCGCCCATCTCGAGTCTGCCGGGTACCCGGTAACAAAGGTAAGCCCCAGCGAAGTCGACGTTGAGGTGCAGGGAGACTACAACTCGTTCCTGCAGGCACTCACAGGGTGCGATGTGCAAAATCTGACGATGCGTGAATTAAACCTTGAGGAAGTGTTCATGCACTATTATTCGACGCACGAGGATGCGCAGCGCAAAAGTGACGAGCACGCCGTAGCCGGTACTTAG
- a CDS encoding glycosyltransferase, with product MPERRSKILDTSFSDKRAPTSNRVDNGVSVILCTNRPQFLSNIFSNYGRQLYGPRELILVLNKNRMDLNKYRIVARRYHNVSVYQLDESMSLGRCLNFAASKATYSIVAKFDDDDYYSPYYLNGVVQCFNTSKSDVLGKNTCYLYLKSKNLLLLFHPNRSHQHTDMVMGSTLAFRRKIFSKVKFRDVSRGEDTYFFQDCVKHKVKIYSCDPFNYVCIRRRNRFSHTWSIDERTILKHSVRIAQTKNFIRHITRLV from the coding sequence TTGCCAGAGAGGCGCTCCAAGATCCTTGATACCAGTTTTTCTGATAAAAGGGCACCAACATCAAACCGTGTCGATAACGGTGTCTCGGTCATTCTCTGTACGAACAGGCCCCAGTTTCTATCCAACATCTTTTCAAACTATGGTAGACAATTATATGGGCCAAGGGAACTTATCCTTGTCTTAAACAAAAATAGGATGGATTTAAACAAGTACCGAATCGTTGCGCGTCGTTATCACAATGTCTCGGTGTATCAACTAGATGAGTCGATGTCATTAGGAAGATGTCTCAATTTCGCGGCATCTAAGGCTACGTATTCTATTGTTGCGAAGTTTGACGATGACGATTACTATAGCCCTTATTACCTCAATGGCGTCGTACAGTGTTTTAACACAAGTAAATCGGATGTACTAGGCAAGAATACATGTTACTTATATCTAAAGAGTAAAAACTTACTCTTACTATTCCATCCCAACCGCTCGCATCAACACACGGACATGGTCATGGGCTCGACATTGGCCTTTCGTCGTAAGATTTTTTCCAAAGTCAAATTCAGGGACGTATCACGAGGCGAAGATACTTATTTTTTTCAAGATTGCGTCAAACACAAGGTGAAAATATATTCGTGCGACCCGTTTAACTATGTATGCATTCGACGCCGCAATCGGTTTAGTCATACTTGGTCTATTGATGAGAGGACTATCCTGAAGCATAGTGTAAGGATCGCCCAAACCAAGAATTTTATTAGACACATTACCCGCCTTGTGTGA
- a CDS encoding undecaprenyldiphospho-muramoylpentapeptide beta-N-acetylglucosaminyltransferase, with protein sequence MPKIMFTGGGSAGHVTVNLALFPRLRTDGWSLVYVGSVTGIERELVRAKDVRYIGISTGKLRRYFDLRNFSDQLRIVKGIFQAYTIIRREKPAVLFSKGGFVSVPVVIGAWLNKVPIIIHESDMTPGLANRIATRFAHTICTTFKESENYLPAGKTSYVGALVREELNFGDARLGKTLCRFSDTKPVVLMMGGSLGAQSINHAVRESLPRILERFNVVHLCGKGNVDASYALAGYRQYEYLNEELPHVLSAADIVVSRAGSNSIFEFLHLRKPMLLIPLTKAQSRGDQILNAESFESAGLCRILHEEEMTSETLLKGIHDVYSHCDEIINNMENYQRTNALSVVTEIIKQAAANVVPN encoded by the coding sequence ATGCCGAAAATCATGTTCACTGGCGGCGGTTCTGCAGGACACGTAACGGTAAATCTTGCGTTGTTTCCGAGATTGCGGACAGACGGATGGTCACTTGTGTACGTTGGTTCAGTGACAGGAATAGAACGGGAATTGGTTCGCGCTAAAGACGTGAGATACATTGGCATTTCGACGGGGAAGTTAAGGCGCTATTTTGACCTCAGGAATTTCTCCGATCAACTCAGGATTGTCAAAGGCATTTTCCAAGCCTACACCATTATTCGGCGAGAGAAGCCGGCAGTATTATTTTCAAAGGGCGGCTTCGTATCCGTACCTGTTGTCATTGGTGCATGGCTGAACAAAGTACCAATCATCATCCATGAGTCGGATATGACTCCTGGGCTGGCGAATCGCATCGCAACGAGGTTCGCCCATACCATATGTACCACGTTTAAGGAATCGGAAAACTATTTACCTGCGGGAAAAACCAGCTACGTGGGTGCACTTGTACGTGAAGAGCTCAATTTCGGCGACGCACGACTTGGAAAGACTCTTTGCCGTTTTTCAGATACCAAACCTGTTGTCTTGATGATGGGCGGCAGTCTTGGTGCACAGAGCATTAACCACGCCGTCCGAGAGTCCTTACCGAGAATACTGGAACGCTTTAACGTTGTTCATCTGTGCGGCAAGGGCAACGTGGATGCCTCATACGCTTTGGCTGGCTACAGGCAATACGAATACTTGAATGAGGAACTACCTCACGTGTTGTCTGCGGCTGACATCGTCGTCTCAAGAGCGGGCTCAAATTCTATCTTTGAATTCCTGCACTTACGAAAACCGATGTTGCTCATACCGCTAACAAAAGCGCAAAGCCGCGGCGACCAGATATTAAACGCGGAGTCGTTTGAGTCTGCTGGCCTATGCCGCATTTTACACGAAGAGGAAATGACGTCCGAGACCTTACTCAAAGGAATCCATGATGTGTACAGTCACTGCGATGAGATTATCAACAACATGGAAAACTACCAACGAACTAATGCGTTGTCTGTGGTCACAGAGATAATTAAACAGGCTGCAGCAAACGTGGTACCGAATTAA
- a CDS encoding TetR/AcrR family transcriptional regulator, translating into MPIKKPSGSQDSDVSIDASLEGKSLRADARRNRERVLEVATKVFAAEGLAVPIDEIAERAGVGIGTVYRHFPTKEALFDAVIVSFKKRLIEKAEEMLERDEPDAAFYHFLSLILRESTVNRAIIATIASSAVNTHLPLTGISLDFQNALEKLLKYAQEARSVREDILVTDVTAILFGLARSMEHHSDDPEFPDRILSVIWDGLHER; encoded by the coding sequence ATGCCGATAAAGAAGCCTTCCGGCTCACAAGACAGTGACGTTTCAATCGATGCAAGTTTAGAGGGAAAATCACTACGGGCGGATGCTAGACGAAACAGAGAGCGTGTACTCGAAGTTGCAACGAAGGTCTTCGCCGCTGAAGGATTAGCGGTGCCAATAGATGAAATTGCGGAGCGTGCTGGTGTAGGAATAGGAACTGTATATCGTCACTTTCCAACGAAAGAAGCGTTGTTTGATGCCGTAATTGTCAGTTTTAAGAAGCGTCTCATCGAGAAAGCCGAAGAAATGCTTGAGCGGGACGAACCAGATGCGGCTTTTTATCATTTTCTATCCCTAATCCTGAGGGAGAGCACGGTGAACAGGGCCATCATCGCCACTATTGCCAGTTCTGCAGTAAACACCCATCTTCCGCTTACGGGTATTTCGTTAGACTTTCAAAATGCACTCGAGAAACTGCTGAAGTACGCCCAGGAAGCGAGAAGCGTCCGCGAGGATATTCTAGTGACGGATGTTACAGCTATCCTGTTTGGTTTGGCACGAAGCATGGAACACCACAGTGACGATCCCGAATTCCCTGATCGCATCCTTTCCGTAATATGGGATGGGCTGCATGAACGTTAA
- a CDS encoding TetR/AcrR family transcriptional regulator: protein MPPSSQFLNLPKEKQDEILLASLREFAEKGFDLASTNEIVKQAGISKGVLFKYFEDKESLFIHVFETVLDAVMETSVHTDAATIDDVFEWFKRMAETRVQFFMERPLTYRLMMRALKDPQHPVYAKVYEYSFQFTNRFMAQLATELPMHKLREGMSWEKVFAIVTLISLGMNEKYFTNPPAEADAGLEEWFQSMMDEIDTYFDIVKYGAYKRVDTSKQDDGLEEDEQ from the coding sequence ATGCCGCCGTCGTCACAGTTCTTGAACTTACCGAAGGAAAAGCAGGACGAAATCCTGTTAGCAAGCCTGCGTGAGTTCGCCGAAAAAGGGTTCGATCTCGCTTCCACCAACGAGATCGTCAAACAAGCGGGCATCTCGAAGGGAGTACTGTTCAAGTACTTCGAAGACAAGGAATCTTTGTTTATCCATGTGTTCGAGACTGTGCTCGACGCCGTGATGGAGACGTCCGTACACACCGATGCAGCCACCATTGATGATGTCTTTGAATGGTTTAAGCGCATGGCTGAGACTCGCGTCCAATTCTTTATGGAACGACCCCTGACCTATCGATTGATGATGCGCGCCCTCAAAGACCCGCAACATCCGGTTTACGCGAAGGTCTATGAGTATTCTTTCCAGTTCACCAACCGCTTCATGGCCCAACTTGCTACTGAGTTACCGATGCACAAGCTGCGCGAAGGGATGTCTTGGGAGAAGGTTTTTGCCATCGTCACCCTTATCTCTCTTGGCATGAACGAGAAGTATTTCACCAACCCTCCGGCTGAGGCCGATGCGGGGTTAGAGGAATGGTTTCAGTCGATGATGGATGAAATCGACACTTATTTCGACATTGTGAAGTACGGTGCGTACAAGCGGGTTGATACGAGCAAACAAGACGATGGACTCGAGGAGGATGAGCAGTGA
- a CDS encoding class I SAM-dependent methyltransferase: MSRDYETISEKFWSLPFKPTEESNRDLLFMDDQILHTHLETEIESRLHGVETIFDAGGGTGRFSIWLAQQGYRVTHLDISMPMLNAAQIRAQEMGVADKITFVQGRLTDLSAYTDGQFDLVLSLDAPISYTYPKHNDVIMEMMRIARRSIVICVSSRLGSYPAQFVPSVKKPFLVDETHPDSAKRWYVREWEQRGGFTPNFEKADRVLNDGLFDHPDKVYAEMMNGGTPWPITYLFRPEELTKLFHDANLTGVRLAGPGALARTLLSDMLSKLLYTPEYRQAFLDRCYQFDSEPSVCGMGVFSLVAAGSK; this comes from the coding sequence ATGAGTCGAGATTACGAAACCATTTCGGAGAAGTTCTGGAGTCTTCCGTTCAAACCTACGGAAGAGAGCAATCGCGATTTGCTGTTTATGGACGACCAAATTCTTCACACTCATTTAGAAACAGAAATCGAGAGTCGGCTGCATGGCGTAGAGACAATTTTTGACGCAGGAGGGGGTACTGGTCGATTCTCCATCTGGCTGGCGCAGCAAGGGTATCGGGTAACACATTTGGATATATCCATGCCTATGCTGAATGCAGCACAAATAAGGGCGCAAGAGATGGGGGTTGCTGACAAAATCACTTTTGTCCAGGGCAGACTGACGGACCTTTCTGCGTATACAGATGGTCAATTTGACCTTGTTCTTTCACTCGATGCTCCAATCTCCTACACCTATCCCAAACACAATGACGTCATCATGGAAATGATGCGAATCGCACGTCGGTCCATCGTCATCTGCGTCTCAAGCCGATTGGGCAGTTATCCAGCTCAGTTTGTCCCATCCGTCAAAAAGCCCTTTCTCGTTGATGAGACCCATCCCGACAGTGCCAAGCGCTGGTACGTCAGAGAGTGGGAGCAGCGAGGTGGCTTCACCCCGAACTTTGAAAAGGCAGACCGAGTGTTGAATGACGGATTATTTGACCATCCGGACAAAGTTTACGCAGAGATGATGAATGGTGGTACGCCTTGGCCCATCACCTATTTATTTCGCCCAGAGGAGCTTACAAAGCTCTTCCACGACGCGAACCTTACAGGGGTGCGACTGGCCGGGCCTGGTGCCTTGGCCAGAACACTCCTCAGTGATATGCTGTCCAAACTCCTATACACACCAGAGTATCGGCAAGCATTTTTGGACCGTTGTTACCAGTTTGACAGCGAGCCGTCTGTCTGCGGTATGGGCGTCTTTAGCTTGGTAGCAGCTGGAAGCAAGTAA
- a CDS encoding cysteine hydrolase, giving the protein MNLAMNKPALLVMDMQNGIVSRMKDNPEMLRSVQKSVEAARKANVPVFFVRVAFSDGYPEVGSRNKAFSRIAQFGGMTVSDDATQIHESVRPMNGEVVITKYRVSAFAGSNLEVILRAQQIDTLILTGIATSGVVLSTLREAADKDFAIKVLSDACADADDEVHRVLMEKVFPRQADVLTVDDWTHELEAID; this is encoded by the coding sequence ATGAACTTAGCGATGAACAAACCGGCACTGCTCGTGATGGATATGCAAAATGGAATCGTCAGCCGCATGAAAGACAATCCGGAAATGTTACGTTCGGTTCAAAAATCAGTCGAAGCGGCACGAAAAGCCAATGTCCCAGTCTTCTTTGTGCGAGTTGCTTTTAGTGACGGATATCCAGAAGTAGGTTCAAGAAATAAAGCTTTCTCTCGAATTGCTCAATTTGGGGGGATGACAGTATCGGATGATGCGACGCAAATACACGAATCAGTACGACCAATGAACGGTGAAGTGGTAATTACGAAGTACCGGGTTAGTGCGTTCGCTGGCAGCAATCTGGAAGTTATCCTCCGTGCACAACAGATAGACACCTTAATCCTCACCGGCATAGCCACTAGTGGCGTCGTGCTGTCTACGCTTCGGGAAGCAGCCGATAAAGACTTTGCCATCAAAGTGCTTTCGGATGCATGCGCCGATGCTGATGACGAAGTTCATCGCGTGCTGATGGAGAAGGTGTTCCCTCGTCAGGCTGATGTGTTGACGGTCGATGATTGGACGCACGAATTAGAAGCAATCGACTGA
- a CDS encoding YwbE family protein — protein MADPTIRSTLKPGMKVSIVLKQDQITGKLTDGVIKDILTNSPQHHRGIKVRLTSGQIGRVHKIW, from the coding sequence ATGGCCGATCCGACAATCCGCAGCACACTGAAACCCGGAATGAAAGTCTCGATAGTTTTGAAACAGGACCAAATCACAGGAAAACTCACAGACGGAGTGATTAAGGATATTCTTACGAACTCCCCACAGCATCACCGAGGAATTAAAGTTCGGCTTACCAGCGGCCAAATAGGCAGGGTTCATAAAATTTGGTGA
- a CDS encoding ABC transporter permease subunit, producing MSKALFRSMLMSHGRTMIGYGFGMAIYQWLFIWVYPTLTKSSAMNSLLQSMPQGLMKVIGYNNGIGQLTDYLAGEFYGLIYIIVFAIFAITISTKLVAHLVDNLSMAYLLSTPVSRVRLAVTQAATLVTGAGVIALLCTVGGILGSRWFAPHSPLDTGKFIQLNLVGFLLFVVICAYAFLFSCVSRDERASNGLSAGLTLVFYALNTVGLLATHLSWMRRLSIFSAFNPQNIVHGQAHVVLLCISLAIGSILLFAAAVAGFRRRELAL from the coding sequence ATGAGCAAAGCTCTATTTCGAAGTATGCTGATGAGTCATGGCCGCACAATGATAGGATACGGGTTTGGCATGGCCATCTATCAGTGGCTGTTCATCTGGGTTTATCCAACACTCACCAAATCGTCGGCCATGAACAGCCTACTCCAGAGCATGCCGCAAGGTCTGATGAAGGTGATTGGGTATAACAACGGGATCGGCCAACTCACAGACTACCTGGCAGGCGAATTCTATGGCCTCATCTACATCATTGTCTTTGCCATTTTTGCCATCACCATCTCGACCAAACTTGTTGCGCACCTCGTCGACAACCTGTCCATGGCCTATCTGCTCTCTACCCCTGTTTCGCGCGTGCGTCTTGCCGTGACACAGGCAGCTACACTCGTAACCGGTGCAGGTGTTATCGCCCTTCTGTGCACGGTCGGTGGCATTTTGGGATCACGTTGGTTCGCCCCCCACAGTCCCCTCGACACCGGAAAGTTTATCCAGTTGAATCTTGTCGGCTTCCTCCTGTTTGTCGTCATCTGCGCATACGCGTTCCTGTTCTCGTGCGTGAGCCGTGACGAACGCGCGTCAAATGGACTATCTGCCGGACTTACCCTCGTGTTTTATGCCCTGAACACGGTTGGACTCTTGGCAACACACTTGTCATGGATGCGGCGGTTATCCATCTTCTCTGCGTTTAATCCGCAGAACATCGTGCATGGCCAGGCTCATGTCGTGTTGCTCTGTATTTCCTTGGCCATCGGTTCCATTCTCCTCTTTGCAGCGGCAGTGGCCGGATTTCGCCGACGAGAGTTGGCCCTATAG
- a CDS encoding effector binding domain-containing protein, whose protein sequence is MEWLDRITEVIDTIEQRLTEHLDVEDVAKSTYSSPFHFQRMFHVLTGVTVAEYIRKRRLTLAAQELVMSADRVVDIALKYGYESPESFAKAFRKAHGISPSEARAQGAVLKAFPRISFHLALKGDKEMDYKIVHRDAFHVIGKSIRVSYKEGENLGYIPQFWDNCIADGMVERLRSLRPDGELLGICMDRDYDNEEFTYAVAAEADMPVSDGLVKFQIPASTWAVFAVTGALPHAVQEITKRIFEEWFPGTTYQHTGGPELEVYPPGHRLSEEYEFEVWIPVIKN, encoded by the coding sequence CTGGAATGGCTGGACAGAATTACGGAAGTAATTGACACCATTGAGCAGAGGCTAACTGAACACCTTGACGTCGAAGACGTAGCAAAGAGTACCTATTCATCACCGTTTCATTTCCAGCGGATGTTTCATGTATTGACGGGCGTTACCGTTGCCGAATACATCCGCAAAAGACGACTCACACTGGCGGCGCAAGAGCTAGTTATGTCAGCCGACAGGGTTGTGGACATTGCTCTTAAGTACGGATACGAGTCACCGGAATCCTTTGCGAAAGCCTTCCGTAAGGCTCATGGAATCTCCCCTTCAGAAGCGCGCGCTCAAGGGGCGGTATTGAAAGCATTCCCTCGCATTTCCTTTCATTTGGCATTGAAGGGAGACAAGGAAATGGACTACAAGATTGTTCATCGTGACGCATTTCATGTTATCGGGAAGAGCATTCGGGTGTCTTACAAGGAAGGCGAGAATCTTGGTTATATCCCGCAGTTTTGGGATAATTGCATCGCTGATGGAATGGTTGAACGATTGCGTTCGCTGCGTCCAGATGGGGAATTACTCGGCATCTGTATGGACAGGGACTACGACAATGAAGAGTTCACTTACGCAGTTGCCGCAGAAGCCGACATGCCAGTTTCAGACGGATTAGTGAAATTCCAAATCCCGGCTTCCACTTGGGCTGTATTTGCAGTTACTGGTGCTCTACCGCACGCGGTTCAGGAAATCACGAAACGCATATTCGAAGAATGGTTCCCAGGCACAACCTATCAACACACAGGAGGACCGGAACTCGAAGTATATCCACCTGGACACCGTTTGTCGGAAGAGTATGAGTTTGAGGTATGGATTCCTGTTATAAAAAACTAA
- a CDS encoding SDR family NAD(P)-dependent oxidoreductase: protein MSVSSCERGLNGKRVVSLGGTSGIGYAVAARSVNEGASVVVVSSGEEKVERAVSRMDGAVEGYAVDLTNEAKVRQLFIEIGEFDHLVFTAGDPLPPVTLQ, encoded by the coding sequence ATGAGTGTATCATCTTGTGAACGTGGATTGAACGGTAAACGTGTCGTCAGCCTTGGAGGAACATCTGGCATTGGGTATGCCGTCGCGGCACGCTCTGTTAACGAAGGCGCGTCTGTCGTTGTTGTATCCAGTGGGGAGGAGAAGGTGGAACGTGCGGTTTCCAGGATGGATGGGGCTGTGGAAGGCTATGCAGTCGATCTGACAAACGAGGCGAAGGTTCGTCAATTGTTTATCGAGATCGGAGAATTTGACCATCTGGTATTTACAGCTGGCGATCCGCTGCCGCCAGTAACCCTTCAGTAA
- the murB gene encoding UDP-N-acetylmuramate dehydrogenase, translating into MKSQNSRQYEDLYTQLAAVLRPEQICRDEPLSRHTYTKLGGAADIAIFPDTIESVRQCVDIIRRAEVALTVLGNGSNVIVKDSGIRGVTLVLTELQGIELDNQHIIADCGAAIIDVSNFAYERSLTGLEFACGIPGSVGGAVYMNAGAYGGEVKDVLTSALVMTREGNITLRTRDELHLAYRHSIVSENDDIVLQATFVLEPGDKAKIRAQMDELTFLRTSKQPLEYPSCGSVFKRPPGYYAGKLIQDAGLQGLRIGGAEVSRKHAGFIVNVDNATASEYIAVIEAVQAAVKQKFGVALEREVKIIGD; encoded by the coding sequence ATGAAGAGTCAGAACTCCCGACAATATGAAGACTTATATACGCAACTCGCGGCCGTACTCAGGCCGGAACAGATATGCCGTGACGAGCCCTTGTCTCGACACACCTACACGAAGCTCGGCGGTGCCGCAGACATTGCCATCTTCCCGGACACGATTGAATCTGTCAGGCAATGTGTCGACATCATTCGGCGGGCTGAGGTTGCGCTGACAGTGCTCGGAAACGGATCGAACGTCATCGTCAAGGACTCCGGCATCCGGGGTGTCACGCTCGTCCTAACAGAGTTGCAAGGTATCGAATTGGACAACCAGCACATTATCGCCGATTGCGGCGCAGCTATAATTGACGTTTCAAACTTTGCCTATGAACGTTCTTTGACTGGACTTGAGTTTGCATGTGGAATCCCAGGAAGTGTCGGCGGTGCGGTGTACATGAATGCTGGTGCTTATGGTGGCGAGGTCAAAGACGTCCTCACATCTGCCTTGGTGATGACGAGGGAAGGCAACATCACCTTGCGTACCAGGGATGAACTGCACCTGGCCTATCGACACAGTATCGTATCTGAGAACGATGACATTGTGCTCCAGGCGACGTTTGTACTCGAACCGGGGGACAAAGCAAAGATTCGGGCACAGATGGACGAACTGACCTTTCTTCGCACCAGCAAGCAGCCTCTGGAGTACCCTTCCTGCGGCAGCGTGTTTAAACGGCCTCCCGGGTACTATGCGGGAAAGCTGATTCAGGATGCGGGCCTTCAAGGCTTACGAATCGGTGGCGCTGAGGTCTCGAGAAAGCATGCCGGGTTTATCGTTAACGTCGACAACGCTACGGCTTCCGAATATATCGCCGTCATTGAGGCCGTGCAGGCTGCCGTCAAGCAAAAATTTGGTGTGGCATTGGAGCGGGAAGTGAAAATCATCGGCGATTGA
- a CDS encoding polysaccharide biosynthesis C-terminal domain-containing protein encodes MGSLVRTSAFTFIGKLAISALSLLNSVLLARLNSNLDFGHYQSSASYSSVPTTYMGGYAGYYSYALAKSSSDYIRIMQMGNLFVYGVSLVFLGITVSLRTVLFSHLNPVWWWACLAIPFAIAYNYGTKLLQGFGQVSRLNYANILQPLLLTILATVVVLNRHFFTANQRLYLTYTIWIASVIGGALFTVVAVYKVSRDRRALKWRFHATEWRGTVRYGTWLSLSNTVNAVNYRTDFWFVSGLFPLLASQYAIAVTASEVLLQVSGSLATVVFKSMTHASREDSIRITETVTRHTLISSVVVAIPMLVAVPWVISTFYGARYAGAIVPFLILLPGLVFKSAGNIVIQFATNQLGSPKHSIWMNGVSAFINAALCIAFVPHFGIVGAAGASTASYVISFAIYTFWFSRYNHISPNGLFLVQKRDLFQYTKTMRRLASKLQ; translated from the coding sequence ATGGGGAGTTTGGTACGAACTTCAGCATTCACCTTCATTGGCAAGTTGGCAATCTCGGCACTGAGTTTGCTGAACAGCGTGCTACTGGCCAGACTTAACTCAAACTTGGATTTCGGACATTACCAATCCTCGGCATCGTACAGCAGCGTGCCAACGACCTATATGGGTGGCTATGCCGGGTACTACTCGTATGCGCTTGCAAAGAGTTCGAGCGACTATATACGCATCATGCAAATGGGCAACTTATTTGTCTATGGGGTCTCCCTGGTTTTCTTGGGTATCACCGTATCATTAAGAACTGTGTTGTTCTCTCACCTGAATCCTGTTTGGTGGTGGGCATGCCTCGCCATACCGTTTGCTATTGCTTACAACTATGGAACCAAGTTGTTACAAGGGTTCGGTCAGGTTTCGAGGCTAAACTATGCAAACATTCTCCAACCTCTGCTACTGACCATTCTAGCAACGGTTGTTGTTTTGAATCGGCACTTCTTTACTGCCAATCAACGTCTGTATCTCACGTACACCATCTGGATTGCGTCGGTCATTGGTGGCGCGTTGTTCACTGTTGTAGCTGTCTATAAAGTTTCGCGAGACCGCCGGGCACTGAAATGGCGATTTCACGCGACAGAATGGCGTGGGACAGTGCGATATGGAACTTGGCTGTCACTTTCGAACACCGTCAACGCAGTGAATTACCGCACGGACTTTTGGTTTGTCAGCGGCCTTTTTCCCTTGCTAGCCTCACAGTACGCGATTGCCGTAACGGCGTCTGAAGTTCTCTTGCAGGTATCGGGTTCACTCGCAACGGTTGTGTTCAAATCGATGACGCATGCATCCCGGGAAGATTCCATTCGCATCACAGAAACGGTCACTCGGCACACCCTCATTTCATCCGTTGTTGTTGCCATCCCGATGCTTGTCGCCGTTCCGTGGGTCATTTCCACGTTCTATGGTGCCAGGTACGCAGGGGCGATTGTGCCGTTCCTCATACTTTTGCCAGGTTTGGTCTTTAAATCTGCTGGGAACATCGTCATTCAGTTCGCAACAAACCAACTTGGGAGTCCAAAGCACTCAATCTGGATGAATGGAGTCAGCGCCTTCATAAACGCGGCTCTTTGTATCGCATTCGTGCCTCATTTCGGCATAGTGGGTGCAGCCGGCGCATCTACGGCATCGTATGTGATTAGCTTCGCTATCTATACTTTCTGGTTTTCCCGGTACAACCACATCAGTCCGAACGGGCTGTTTCTTGTGCAGAAGCGCGATTTATTCCAATACACCAAAACGATGCGACGACTCGCTAGCAAGTTGCAGTGA